Proteins encoded in a region of the Thermus oshimai DSM 12092 genome:
- the rpsG gene encoding 30S ribosomal protein S7, which produces MARRRRAEVRQLQPDLVYGDVVVSAFINKLMRDGKKNLAARIFYEACRIIQEKTGQEPLKVFKQAVENVKPKMEVRSRRVGGANYQVPMEVSPRRQQSLALRWLVQAANARPERQAAVRVANELLDAAEGKGGAVKKKEDVERMAEANRAYAHYRW; this is translated from the coding sequence ATGGCGCGCAGAAGGAGAGCAGAAGTACGCCAGCTCCAACCCGACCTGGTCTACGGGGACGTGGTGGTCTCGGCCTTCATCAACAAGCTGATGCGGGACGGCAAGAAGAACCTGGCGGCCCGCATCTTCTACGAGGCCTGCCGCATCATCCAGGAGAAGACCGGGCAGGAGCCCCTGAAGGTCTTCAAGCAAGCGGTGGAGAACGTGAAGCCCAAGATGGAGGTGCGTTCCCGCCGGGTGGGTGGGGCCAACTACCAGGTGCCCATGGAGGTCTCCCCCCGCAGGCAGCAGTCCCTGGCCCTGCGCTGGCTGGTGCAGGCGGCCAACGCCCGCCCCGAGCGCCAGGCGGCGGTGCGGGTGGCCAATGAGCTCCTGGACGCCGCCGAGGGTAAGGGCGGGGCGGTGAAGAAGAAGGAAGACGTGGAGCGGATGGCCGAGGCCAACCGGGCCTACGCCCACTACCGGTGGTAA
- the fusA gene encoding elongation factor G, with product MAVKVEYDLKRLRNIGIAAHIDAGKTTTTERILYYTGKIHKIGEVHEGAATMDFMEQERERGITITAAVTTCFWKDHRINIIDTPGHVDFTIEVERSMRVLDGAIVVFDSSQGVEPQSETVWRQAEKYKVPRIAFANKMDKTGADLWLVIRTMQERLGARPVVMQLPIGREDTFSGIIDVLRMKAYTYGNDLGTDIREIPIPEEYREQAQEYHEKLIEAAADFDENVMLKYLEGEEPTEEELVAAIRKGTIDIKITPVFLGSALKNKGVQLLLDAVVDYLPSPLDIPPIRGTTPEGEEVEIHPDPNGPLAALAFKIMADPYVGRLTFIRVYSGTITSGSYVYNTTKGRKERVARLLRMHANHREEVEELKAGDLGAVVGLKDTITGDTLVGEDAPRIVLESIEVPEPVIDVAIEPKTKADQDKLSQALVRLAEEDPTFRVSTHPETGQTIISGMGELHLEIIVDRLKREFKVDANVGKPQVAYRETITKPVDVEGKFIRQTGGRGQYGHVKIKAEPLPRGSGFEFVNAIVGGVIPKEYIPAVQKGIEEAMQSGPLIGFPVVDVKVTLYDGSYHEVDSSEMAFKIAGSMAIKEAVQKGDPVILEPIMRVEVTTPEEYMGDVIGDLNSRRGQILGMEPRGNAQVIRAYVPLAEMFGYATDLRSKTQGRGSFVMFFDHYQEVPKQVQEKLIKGQ from the coding sequence ATGGCGGTCAAGGTTGAGTACGACCTAAAAAGGCTCCGCAACATCGGCATCGCCGCCCACATCGACGCCGGCAAGACCACCACCACCGAGCGCATCCTCTACTACACCGGCAAGATCCACAAGATCGGGGAGGTTCACGAGGGCGCGGCCACCATGGACTTCATGGAGCAGGAAAGGGAGCGGGGCATCACCATCACCGCCGCCGTGACCACCTGCTTCTGGAAGGACCACCGCATCAACATCATCGACACCCCGGGCCACGTGGACTTCACCATCGAGGTGGAGCGCTCCATGCGGGTCTTGGACGGGGCCATCGTGGTCTTTGACTCCAGCCAGGGGGTGGAGCCCCAGTCCGAGACCGTCTGGCGCCAGGCGGAGAAGTACAAGGTGCCCCGCATCGCCTTCGCCAACAAGATGGACAAGACGGGGGCCGATCTTTGGCTGGTCATCCGCACCATGCAGGAGCGCCTGGGGGCCCGTCCGGTGGTCATGCAGCTCCCCATCGGCCGGGAGGACACCTTCTCCGGCATCATCGACGTCCTCCGGATGAAGGCCTATACCTACGGCAACGACCTGGGGACGGACATCCGGGAGATCCCCATCCCCGAGGAGTACCGCGAGCAGGCCCAGGAGTACCACGAGAAGCTCATCGAGGCCGCCGCGGACTTTGACGAGAACGTCATGCTCAAGTACCTCGAGGGGGAGGAGCCCACGGAGGAGGAGCTGGTGGCCGCCATCCGCAAGGGCACCATCGACATCAAGATCACCCCCGTGTTCCTCGGGTCCGCCCTGAAGAACAAAGGCGTCCAGCTCCTCCTGGACGCGGTGGTGGACTACCTGCCCTCCCCCCTGGACATCCCCCCCATCCGGGGCACCACCCCCGAAGGGGAGGAGGTGGAGATCCACCCCGACCCCAACGGCCCCCTGGCGGCCTTGGCCTTCAAGATCATGGCCGACCCCTACGTGGGCCGGCTCACCTTCATCCGGGTCTACTCCGGCACCATCACCTCGGGTTCCTACGTCTACAACACCACCAAGGGCCGCAAGGAGCGGGTGGCCCGCCTCCTCCGGATGCACGCCAACCACCGGGAGGAGGTGGAGGAGCTCAAGGCGGGGGATCTGGGCGCGGTGGTGGGCCTGAAGGACACCATCACCGGGGACACCCTGGTGGGCGAGGACGCCCCCCGGATCGTCCTGGAGTCCATTGAGGTGCCCGAGCCCGTCATCGACGTGGCCATCGAGCCCAAGACCAAGGCCGACCAGGACAAGCTCTCCCAGGCCCTGGTCCGCCTGGCGGAGGAGGACCCCACCTTCCGCGTGTCCACCCACCCCGAGACCGGCCAGACCATCATCTCCGGGATGGGCGAGCTCCACCTGGAGATCATCGTGGACCGGCTCAAGCGGGAGTTCAAGGTGGACGCCAACGTGGGCAAGCCCCAGGTGGCCTACCGCGAGACCATCACCAAGCCGGTGGACGTGGAGGGCAAGTTCATCCGCCAGACCGGTGGCCGCGGCCAGTACGGCCACGTGAAGATCAAGGCCGAGCCCCTGCCCCGGGGGTCGGGCTTTGAGTTCGTGAACGCCATCGTGGGCGGGGTGATCCCCAAGGAGTACATCCCCGCGGTCCAGAAGGGGATTGAGGAGGCCATGCAGTCCGGGCCCCTCATCGGCTTCCCCGTGGTGGACGTGAAGGTCACCCTCTACGACGGCTCCTACCACGAGGTGGACTCCTCGGAGATGGCCTTCAAGATCGCGGGCTCCATGGCCATCAAGGAGGCGGTGCAGAAGGGCGATCCCGTCATCCTCGAGCCCATCATGCGGGTAGAGGTCACCACCCCCGAGGAGTACATGGGGGACGTCATCGGGGACCTGAACTCCAGGCGCGGCCAGATCCTGGGCATGGAGCCCAGGGGCAACGCCCAGGTGATCCGGGCCTACGTGCCCCTGGCGGAGATGTTCGGCTACGCCACCGACCTCCGCTCCAAGACCCAGGGCCGGGGCTCCTTCGTCATGTTCTTTGACCACTACCAGGAAGTCCCCAAGCAGGTGCAGGAGAAGCTCATCAAGGGACAGTGA
- the rpsL gene encoding 30S ribosomal protein S12, whose amino-acid sequence MVALPTINQLVRKGREKVQKKSKVPALKGSPFRRGVCTVVRTVTPKKPNSALRKVAKVRLTSGYEVTAYIPGEGHNLQEHSVVLIRGGRVKDLPGVRYHIVRGVYDTQGVKDRKKSRSKYGTKRPKETKGAAPAKKK is encoded by the coding sequence GTGGTGGCACTGCCGACGATCAACCAGTTAGTCCGAAAGGGCCGCGAGAAGGTCCAGAAGAAGAGCAAGGTGCCGGCCTTGAAGGGTTCGCCCTTCCGCCGGGGGGTGTGCACGGTGGTGCGCACCGTGACCCCCAAGAAGCCCAACTCCGCTCTCCGGAAGGTGGCCAAGGTCCGCCTCACCTCCGGGTACGAGGTCACCGCCTACATCCCCGGCGAGGGGCACAACCTCCAGGAGCACTCCGTGGTCCTCATCCGCGGGGGCCGTGTGAAGGACCTCCCGGGCGTGCGCTACCACATCGTCCGCGGGGTCTACGACACCCAGGGGGTGAAGGACCGGAAGAAGAGCCGGTCCAAGTACGGGACCAAGCGGCCTAAGGAGACCAAGGGCGCGGCTCCGGCCAAGAAGAAGTAG